In the Desulfatiglans anilini DSM 4660 genome, one interval contains:
- a CDS encoding TRAP transporter small permease — translation MDFLDKMSRVLNRGLIWIGGLFLAAMILLTCANIFLRIVWVPVQGAYELMGYFGAIAGAFALGSTQIRRGHISVDVLYNSFPAGVRRGLTFLNSLLCLVFFCMAAWQITRYGNTLWRTGEVTETLRIPYFPFIYGMALGCGALALVFLVDLLRTLFPREEGQK, via the coding sequence ATGGATTTTCTGGACAAGATGAGCCGGGTTCTCAACCGCGGCCTCATTTGGATCGGCGGCCTTTTTCTGGCGGCGATGATCCTCCTGACCTGCGCCAACATTTTCCTTCGCATCGTCTGGGTGCCCGTGCAGGGTGCCTACGAACTGATGGGATATTTCGGCGCGATCGCCGGCGCGTTTGCATTGGGAAGCACGCAGATACGGCGCGGACACATCTCCGTCGACGTGCTTTACAATTCCTTTCCGGCCGGGGTTCGCAGAGGGCTCACCTTCCTGAACAGTCTCCTTTGCCTGGTGTTCTTCTGTATGGCCGCCTGGCAGATCACCCGTTATGGAAACACCCTGTGGCGGACCGGCGAGGTTACGGAGACGCTGCGGATACCCTACTTCCCTTTCATCTATGGGATGGCTTTGGGGTGCGGCGCTCTCGCCCTGGTGTTCCTGGTGGATCTGCTGCGGACACTCTTTCCCCGTGAGGAGGGCCAAAAGTGA
- a CDS encoding cobalamin B12-binding domain-containing protein translates to MAGRKVRVLLAKPGLDGHDRGAKVVAHALREAGMEVIYTGLHQTVASIVNQAMQEDVDVIGLSIMSGAHIPICQKLTALIKEEKMDDKLLLVGGVIPNQDMPRLQEMGIKGVFPGGAKFDEIVQFIREHSPR, encoded by the coding sequence ATGGCAGGAAGGAAAGTACGCGTTCTTTTGGCCAAACCTGGATTGGACGGGCATGATCGAGGAGCCAAGGTCGTTGCCCACGCCCTCCGGGAGGCCGGTATGGAGGTGATCTACACCGGCCTCCACCAGACCGTGGCGAGTATCGTCAATCAGGCCATGCAGGAAGATGTGGATGTGATCGGCCTGTCCATCATGTCCGGAGCGCATATCCCGATCTGCCAGAAGCTGACGGCACTCATCAAAGAAGAAAAAATGGATGATAAGCTGCTGTTGGTGGGTGGGGTCATTCCAAACCAGGACATGCCGCGCCTGCAGGAGATGGGAATCAAGGGCGTTTTTCCGGGTGGCGCTAAATTTGACGAAATCGTTCAGTTCATTCGCGAGCATTCGCCGAGATGA
- a CDS encoding acyl-CoA mutase large subunit family protein — MGVATYIKDDKDAIKEVVLQSGIKVKPVYTPEDLERIGFDYHKDLGDAGEFPFTRSLHPMGYRSRNWTTRQYTGFGTPEETNERFKLMISHGQTGLNVAFDLPTQMGYDSDHPMAEGEVGRVGMAVDSLRDFEMAFKDIALDRIGSGLTINAVASVMLAMYQAVAEKFGYDRSKISATPQNDILKEIVGRGAWIYPVEPAVRLIGDTIEYAMKVLPRCNPVSICGYHIRESGCTPAQEISYAFMIAFAYIDNVIARGYRAEDFVGRFSFNLNIYGNLWETVAKFRAARKLWARLLRERYGVQDKKALFLRGIFGGGGSGMTKQQPENNIMRGAYYALAAALSGAQTTALCSFDEAYTIPTERAALLSLRTFQILMDEIGLRDTVDPLAGSYFIETLTKEMEEKILEEMEKVEKVGGMVEAVSSGFVQREVARQAFEYEKKLQKGEVIKVGVNQYTEGVDMEVELHAYNEAWARLQIDRLKELKRSRSEAAVGRTLKDLEKAAQKKENVMPFLVECCNAYATVGEMADMFRAVFGEYVEPNIF, encoded by the coding sequence ATGGGAGTCGCCACATACATCAAAGACGATAAGGATGCGATTAAAGAGGTTGTCCTCCAATCCGGCATTAAAGTGAAGCCGGTCTATACTCCGGAAGATCTCGAGCGTATCGGTTTCGACTATCATAAGGATCTGGGTGATGCCGGCGAATTCCCCTTTACCCGAAGTCTGCATCCCATGGGGTATCGAAGCCGCAATTGGACGACGCGCCAGTACACGGGCTTCGGTACGCCGGAAGAGACGAACGAGCGATTCAAATTGATGATTTCGCATGGGCAGACAGGATTGAATGTTGCTTTTGATCTGCCGACACAGATGGGATACGATTCCGACCACCCCATGGCGGAGGGCGAAGTCGGCCGTGTGGGGATGGCCGTCGATTCCCTGAGGGATTTCGAAATGGCCTTCAAGGACATCGCTCTGGACCGGATCGGCTCGGGACTGACCATCAATGCCGTCGCCTCGGTCATGTTGGCCATGTATCAGGCCGTGGCCGAAAAATTCGGCTATGACCGGTCGAAGATATCGGCCACCCCCCAGAATGACATCCTGAAGGAGATCGTCGGCCGTGGAGCCTGGATCTACCCGGTCGAACCGGCGGTGCGCCTCATTGGAGACACCATCGAATATGCGATGAAGGTCCTGCCGAGATGCAACCCGGTCTCGATCTGCGGCTATCACATCCGTGAATCCGGATGCACGCCGGCGCAGGAGATTTCCTACGCCTTCATGATCGCCTTCGCCTATATCGACAATGTCATCGCAAGGGGATACCGTGCTGAGGATTTTGTGGGGCGCTTCTCCTTCAACCTCAACATCTATGGAAATTTGTGGGAGACGGTGGCGAAATTCAGGGCGGCGCGCAAGTTGTGGGCGAGGCTCTTGCGGGAGCGATACGGGGTTCAGGACAAGAAGGCCCTGTTCCTGAGGGGTATCTTCGGGGGCGGCGGGTCGGGTATGACCAAACAGCAACCGGAGAACAACATTATGCGAGGGGCTTACTACGCTTTGGCGGCAGCGCTTTCCGGGGCGCAGACCACGGCGCTCTGCTCCTTTGACGAGGCCTACACGATCCCCACTGAGCGGGCGGCGCTGCTTTCGCTGCGGACCTTCCAGATCCTGATGGACGAGATCGGGCTGAGAGACACAGTCGATCCGCTCGCGGGCTCCTATTTCATCGAGACCCTGACGAAGGAAATGGAGGAGAAGATCCTCGAAGAGATGGAAAAGGTCGAAAAGGTGGGCGGTATGGTGGAGGCGGTCTCTTCGGGATTCGTTCAGCGCGAGGTGGCGCGTCAGGCCTTTGAGTATGAGAAGAAGCTTCAGAAAGGCGAGGTGATCAAGGTCGGGGTCAACCAGTATACCGAGGGGGTCGACATGGAGGTCGAACTCCACGCCTACAACGAAGCGTGGGCCAGGCTCCAGATCGATCGGTTGAAGGAGCTCAAACGATCGCGTAGCGAAGCTGCGGTGGGCAGGACGTTGAAAGACCTTGAAAAGGCTGCGCAGAAAAAGGAAAATGTGATGCCTTTCCTCGTGGAATGCTGCAATGCGTATGCCACTGTGGGGGAAATGGCGGACATGTTTCGTGCGGTGTTCGGGGAGTATGTCGAGCCGAATATCTTTTGA
- a CDS encoding TRAP transporter substrate-binding protein: MLKRVSFLLAAVIFATFALTTFLSVPAVAEPIKLNYANFPPAPTFPCVQMERWKEEVEKRTSGKVAIKTFPGGTLLDAKAMMDGVIGGQADIGCLCMAYQPGRFIVTNATSLPLDLPNAKVASLTLWDLYNQYKPDEFSQVKVLTMFATAPSNLMTKKPVRTLADIKGMDIRASGGAGEILKAWGANMVGMPMSATPEALQKGVVQGLFSSLEVMKDFKYAELCRFVTMTDTVIYPFAVVMNMDSWNRLPDDVKKVMDDLGAEQALWTGEYMDAHVKESMDWSKETYNVEVIQFSDDEKAEWNKLLEPMVDKWIADATAKGLPGEKIIQDIKTISKKHAE; this comes from the coding sequence ATGTTGAAAAGGGTATCTTTTTTGCTGGCCGCCGTCATTTTTGCCACCTTCGCCTTAACCACCTTCCTTTCAGTGCCTGCAGTCGCTGAGCCGATCAAACTGAACTATGCCAATTTCCCCCCGGCTCCCACCTTCCCGTGCGTGCAAATGGAAAGATGGAAAGAAGAGGTGGAGAAAAGGACCAGCGGAAAGGTCGCCATCAAGACCTTTCCCGGCGGAACGCTATTGGACGCCAAAGCGATGATGGACGGGGTCATCGGGGGGCAGGCCGACATCGGGTGTCTGTGCATGGCCTATCAGCCCGGCCGCTTTATCGTCACGAACGCCACCAGCCTGCCTCTGGATCTCCCCAATGCGAAAGTCGCCAGTCTGACTCTCTGGGATCTCTACAACCAATACAAGCCCGACGAATTCTCGCAAGTCAAGGTTCTCACGATGTTTGCCACGGCGCCTTCCAACCTGATGACGAAAAAGCCCGTCCGGACCCTGGCGGACATCAAGGGCATGGATATCCGCGCCTCGGGCGGTGCGGGCGAGATCCTCAAGGCCTGGGGGGCCAACATGGTCGGCATGCCCATGTCCGCGACCCCGGAGGCTCTGCAGAAAGGGGTGGTGCAGGGTCTCTTCTCATCCCTGGAGGTCATGAAGGATTTCAAATACGCGGAGCTTTGCCGCTTCGTCACCATGACCGACACAGTCATCTATCCGTTCGCCGTTGTGATGAACATGGATTCGTGGAACCGCCTCCCCGATGATGTCAAGAAGGTGATGGACGATCTGGGGGCCGAGCAGGCCCTTTGGACAGGCGAGTACATGGATGCGCATGTGAAAGAATCCATGGATTGGTCCAAGGAAACCTATAACGTCGAAGTCATCCAGTTCTCCGATGATGAAAAGGCCGAGTGGAACAAGCTGCTCGAGCCGATGGTCGACAAGTGGATCGCGGATGCCACGGCAAAAGGCCTTCCTGGTGAGAAGATCATCCAGGATATCAAGACGATATCCAAAAAGCACGCCGAGTAG